A single window of Ignavibacteriota bacterium DNA harbors:
- a CDS encoding YfhO family protein: protein MNSPESIVLFMNTNEFKPDSIALILNTEKLENANFNGKGEIKTVEQNPNFIELESNTDTEQFMVLSEIYYPKGWKALVDGNETEIYQTNHILRGIQVPAGKHKITFEFRPQTYFTSLTFLWIGNILILGLILVPAFFYYKKNSK, encoded by the coding sequence ATGAACTCACCGGAAAGCATTGTTTTGTTTATGAACACTAATGAATTCAAGCCGGATTCTATAGCATTGATACTAAACACCGAGAAATTGGAAAACGCAAATTTTAACGGGAAAGGTGAAATAAAGACAGTAGAACAAAATCCAAATTTTATTGAACTTGAATCAAATACTGATACTGAACAGTTTATGGTGTTATCCGAAATTTATTATCCAAAAGGTTGGAAAGCCTTGGTTGACGGGAACGAAACAGAAATATATCAGACAAATCATATTTTAAGAGGTATTCAAGTTCCGGCAGGTAAACATAAAATTACTTTTGAATTTAGACCGCAAACTTACTTTACAAGTCTAACATTTTTGTGGATTGGGAATATTTTAATTTTAGGTTTAATATTGGTCCCGGCATTTTTTTATTATAAAAAAAATTCAAAGTGA
- a CDS encoding glycosyltransferase family 4 protein, with translation MNIGMLLDKEFYGDLRVENEVQALSNSGFNVYLFCFSFANNSSIDDYFGAKIIHIPVSKKVIYKLRGLTNTILNLYPYYLKSLIEKFIIEYKIDVLHIHDLYLFETGLILRKKYPRLILVGDLHENYVEGLKHYKFANTFPGKFLISINKWEKKEIEWCNNFDYLITVIEEAVERYTSLGIPKEKLYVVSNYVNLNTFKVDTFDEAILSKFKEFKTLIYVGGFDIHRGLESVIDSVTFIIKKINEFKLILVGEGANINSLKAQAESLGIENYISFEGWQHHLKLPSYIKAADVCLIPHLKTQHTDNTIPHKLFQYMFLKKPIISSNCNPIVRILKESNAGIIYKSADSKDLAEKVISLFSTESLIDCYGNNGYKAVAEKYNWEETSKNLINLYNHLYN, from the coding sequence ATGAACATAGGAATGCTATTAGATAAAGAATTTTACGGCGATTTGAGAGTCGAGAATGAAGTGCAGGCTTTATCTAATTCTGGATTTAATGTATATTTATTCTGCTTTTCATTCGCCAATAATTCAAGCATTGATGACTATTTTGGCGCTAAAATAATTCATATTCCCGTTTCAAAAAAGGTCATTTATAAACTTCGCGGTTTAACAAATACAATTTTAAATCTTTATCCTTATTATCTAAAATCACTAATAGAGAAATTTATAATAGAATATAAAATTGACGTTTTGCATATTCATGATTTATATTTATTTGAAACCGGTTTAATTTTAAGAAAAAAATATCCGAGATTAATTCTTGTCGGCGATCTGCATGAAAATTATGTTGAAGGATTAAAGCATTATAAATTTGCGAACACTTTCCCCGGAAAATTTTTAATATCTATCAATAAATGGGAAAAGAAAGAAATTGAATGGTGCAATAATTTTGATTATTTAATTACGGTAATAGAAGAAGCGGTTGAAAGATATACTTCATTAGGAATTCCCAAAGAAAAATTATATGTCGTTTCCAATTATGTAAATCTAAATACATTTAAAGTCGATACATTTGACGAAGCGATTTTATCAAAATTCAAAGAATTTAAAACTCTTATTTATGTAGGCGGATTTGATATTCACAGAGGTTTGGAAAGTGTAATTGATTCTGTAACTTTTATAATAAAAAAAATAAATGAGTTTAAACTTATACTTGTCGGAGAAGGAGCTAACATTAATTCATTAAAAGCTCAAGCAGAAAGTCTAGGAATTGAAAATTACATTTCATTCGAAGGATGGCAGCATCATTTAAAACTTCCTTCATATATTAAAGCCGCGGATGTTTGTTTAATTCCGCACTTAAAAACACAACACACTGATAATACAATACCGCACAAATTATTTCAATATATGTTTTTAAAAAAGCCAATCATTTCCAGCAACTGTAATCCGATTGTCAGAATACTGAAAGAATCCAATGCCGGAATTATTTACAAATCCGCTGATTCAAAAGATTTGGCTGAAAAAGTCATTTCATTATTTAGTACGGAAAGTTTAATTGACTGTTACGGCAATAATGGATATAAAGCAGTTGCAGAAAAGTATAATTGGGAAGAAACAAGTAAAAATCTTATAAATCTTTATAATCATCTTTATAATTGA
- a CDS encoding class I SAM-dependent methyltransferase: protein MDNKKYYENFNWETAHLSTRLKEKINKIIDAIPNDVNSILDVGCGDGTISESLNIKFNVIASDRSINAVKQVKTKKLANSADLIALKSNSVDLVFSSEMIEHLPDKIFASAIKEFKRVSRKYVFLTFPNNENIEKQFTQCSQCDFIFNKSYHLRSLNSKNIKYHFPEYNIIKEFTTGIDIRQYNKFLSRIKHKFSPSTSWIPNYWTKGDNALRETMCPNCGYSFIIPYKFNLLASICDGLNILISRKIPYQLCILLEKK, encoded by the coding sequence ATGGATAATAAAAAGTATTACGAGAATTTTAATTGGGAAACGGCTCATCTTTCTACAAGGCTAAAGGAAAAAATAAATAAGATTATTGACGCAATTCCAAATGATGTTAATTCAATTTTAGACGTTGGCTGTGGTGATGGAACAATATCAGAATCACTAAATATTAAATTTAATGTTATTGCATCTGACAGAAGTATAAATGCTGTTAAACAAGTAAAAACAAAAAAATTAGCAAATTCTGCCGATTTAATTGCACTAAAAAGTAATTCTGTTGATCTTGTTTTCAGCAGTGAAATGATTGAACATTTACCTGATAAGATTTTCGCTTCAGCTATTAAGGAATTTAAAAGAGTTAGTAGAAAATATGTTTTTCTTACTTTCCCCAATAACGAAAACATTGAAAAGCAATTTACTCAATGTTCTCAATGTGATTTTATTTTTAATAAATCTTATCATTTAAGAAGCTTAAATTCAAAAAATATTAAATATCATTTCCCGGAATATAATATTATTAAAGAATTTACGACTGGAATAGATATTAGACAATACAACAAATTTTTAAGCAGAATTAAGCATAAGTTTTCACCTTCAACTTCGTGGATTCCAAACTACTGGACAAAAGGTGATAATGCGCTCAGAGAAACAATGTGTCCGAACTGCGGATATTCATTTATAATTCCGTATAAGTTTAATTTGCTAGCGTCAATTTGCGATGGATTAAATATTTTAATATCAAGAAAAATTCCTTATCAATTATGTATTTTACTTGAGAAAAAATAA
- a CDS encoding oligosaccharide flippase family protein, whose protein sequence is MFAELKKTLRQTAIYSLGNLTSKVIGFILLPLYTDYLSVSEYGIFAILEATSQILIGIFGFNFTTSMMRWCVSEKSADGQKKIISSTFFATFIIAVIFSLITIPFKTELSELILSTPKFENYITILLLSVSFGILSNVPLEVIRFREKPSFYVFLNISKFVVIVLLNVYFIVYAKLGVEGIILSQLIGFIYLIIASFPFMLKNMNFSFSAKVIGEMFRFGFPLVFSTSALLALSLGDRYIIKYFMDEASVGVYSLGNKIASVINVFILQSFQVGYLPLAYKKINDENAPRYFSKVTTYLVFILMISALSLSIFGREIVKTFSLKTEYWDAYNVIPYISLAFVFRGMQYVFSLPFHFVKKTSYIAYVVVAAAVLNIAFNIIYISKYGYIAAGVVMLASYIFMTIVYYFSAKKHFFIPFEITKLFKMLLSE, encoded by the coding sequence ATGTTTGCCGAATTAAAAAAGACTTTACGTCAAACCGCAATTTACAGTTTAGGAAATTTAACTTCTAAAGTAATAGGATTTATTCTTCTTCCGCTTTATACAGATTATCTATCTGTTTCCGAATATGGAATTTTTGCAATACTTGAAGCCACTTCACAAATTTTAATCGGTATATTCGGATTTAATTTCACAACATCAATGATGCGCTGGTGCGTATCTGAAAAATCTGCTGATGGTCAAAAAAAAATAATTTCATCTACTTTTTTCGCAACATTTATAATTGCAGTTATTTTCAGTCTAATTACAATTCCATTTAAAACAGAATTATCTGAACTAATTTTATCTACACCAAAATTTGAAAATTATATTACCATACTTCTTTTATCCGTTTCATTCGGCATATTAAGCAATGTTCCTCTAGAAGTAATCAGATTTAGAGAAAAACCGAGTTTCTATGTTTTCTTAAATATTTCAAAATTCGTGGTTATTGTATTATTAAATGTTTATTTCATCGTTTACGCAAAATTAGGCGTTGAAGGAATTATATTAAGTCAGTTAATTGGATTTATATATTTAATTATTGCTTCCTTTCCGTTTATGTTAAAAAATATGAATTTTTCTTTTAGCGCAAAAGTTATAGGCGAAATGTTTAGGTTTGGTTTTCCGCTTGTTTTTTCAACATCGGCACTGTTAGCTTTATCATTGGGTGATAGATATATTATTAAATATTTTATGGATGAAGCCAGCGTTGGAGTTTACTCACTGGGAAATAAAATTGCTAGCGTAATTAATGTATTTATTCTGCAATCTTTTCAAGTTGGTTATTTACCGTTAGCTTACAAAAAAATAAATGATGAAAATGCTCCGAGATATTTTTCCAAAGTTACAACTTATCTTGTATTTATATTAATGATTTCCGCGCTTTCGCTTTCAATTTTCGGCAGAGAAATTGTAAAAACTTTCAGCTTAAAAACCGAGTATTGGGATGCTTACAATGTAATCCCGTACATAAGTTTAGCTTTTGTTTTCAGAGGAATGCAATATGTATTTTCTTTACCTTTTCATTTTGTAAAAAAGACGAGCTATATTGCGTACGTCGTTGTTGCCGCGGCAGTATTAAATATTGCGTTTAACATTATTTATATTTCCAAATACGGTTATATTGCGGCTGGTGTTGTTATGCTGGCATCTTATATTTTTATGACAATTGTTTACTACTTTAGCGCAAAGAAACATTTTTTTATTCCATTTGAAATTACCAAACTATTTAAAATGCTTTTGTCGGAATAA
- a CDS encoding T9SS type A sorting domain-containing protein produces the protein MAKFTFLLMILFTINNFSQITYDSDFESGNLASIQSSDNINFYITTKADEGIDGGSTRWFYFRMKNVKDKQISLRFINTDVTKAMYSYDNVNFERFNDQETFGSGVFIKKFDQDTVYFAYYTPYNYSYLQRRLNEWKKNQFVTLDTLGFSPKGLPIQEMIITDNTIPHEEKQIIWIHARTHPSETPSSWHFDGIVQELLNNNEVINFYLQKLEFHLIPFTNPDGVFYGRSRVNFGGINLEENWNDSDIATCDEVKILRARMKQLNDEKPFSVFLNLHSQAASYCTFWIHSSNSTSILFNRKEFQFCNLNVSDNNYFTKGDYSFSNLQSLFPEGWLWNNYGDQIMALTYETPYDNYFKNSADTLIEVTNKNLFELGRRTVYAIAEYLEISHPKHFITDNDAAEVNGTYESYDITNEFYGDNFFVLDESSSANYTTENLPSGKYDVSAWWATSEANSYETKFEITASSNNYEITKTQKLNGGQWNYLTTVELNNEGTLSIKVNGNSTGLAIADAFRLIYVEPITRIEQNKVPDNFTLYQNYPNPFNPATTIKYSIPGNEKSEAHNVKLLIFDILGNEVAVLVNEIQTSGEYKVSFNASNLASGTYFYRLQVGDYSQTKKMLLIK, from the coding sequence TTGGCAAAATTTACTTTTCTTTTAATGATATTATTTACTATCAATAACTTTTCACAAATAACGTATGATTCGGATTTCGAAAGCGGAAATTTAGCTTCAATTCAGTCATCTGATAACATAAATTTTTATATTACGACAAAAGCCGACGAAGGAATTGACGGCGGAAGTACACGTTGGTTTTATTTTAGAATGAAAAATGTTAAGGATAAGCAAATAAGTTTAAGGTTCATAAATACAGACGTTACCAAAGCAATGTATTCTTATGATAACGTAAATTTTGAAAGATTTAATGATCAAGAAACTTTTGGTTCCGGTGTTTTTATAAAAAAATTTGATCAAGATACGGTTTACTTCGCTTATTATACGCCTTATAATTATTCATATCTTCAACGCAGATTAAACGAATGGAAAAAAAATCAATTTGTAACTTTAGATACCTTGGGATTTTCTCCAAAAGGATTACCAATTCAAGAAATGATAATTACGGATAACACAATTCCGCATGAAGAAAAACAAATAATTTGGATACACGCAAGAACTCATCCAAGTGAAACACCAAGTTCTTGGCATTTTGACGGCATTGTTCAAGAGCTGTTAAATAATAACGAAGTAATTAATTTTTATCTGCAAAAACTAGAATTCCACTTAATACCATTTACAAATCCCGATGGAGTTTTTTACGGAAGATCGCGAGTAAATTTTGGCGGAATAAATTTAGAAGAAAATTGGAATGATTCGGATATTGCCACTTGTGATGAAGTTAAAATTTTACGCGCGAGAATGAAACAGCTAAATGATGAAAAACCATTTTCAGTATTTTTAAATTTACACTCGCAAGCAGCATCTTACTGTACATTTTGGATACATTCTTCAAATTCTACGTCAATATTATTTAATAGAAAAGAATTTCAATTTTGTAATTTGAATGTTTCCGACAATAATTATTTTACAAAAGGAGATTATAGTTTTTCAAATTTGCAATCATTGTTTCCAGAAGGATGGCTTTGGAATAATTATGGTGATCAAATTATGGCGTTGACATATGAAACTCCATACGATAATTATTTTAAAAATTCCGCTGATACATTGATTGAAGTCACCAACAAAAATTTATTTGAATTGGGCAGAAGAACAGTTTACGCAATTGCGGAATATTTGGAAATATCACATCCCAAACATTTTATTACAGATAATGACGCTGCAGAAGTTAATGGAACTTACGAAAGTTATGATATCACAAATGAATTTTACGGTGACAATTTTTTTGTTTTAGATGAAAGCTCAAGCGCAAATTACACAACCGAAAATTTACCGAGCGGAAAATATGACGTATCTGCGTGGTGGGCAACAAGTGAAGCAAATTCCTATGAAACAAAATTTGAAATTACCGCGAGCTCTAACAATTATGAAATTACAAAAACACAGAAGCTAAACGGCGGGCAATGGAATTATTTAACAACTGTTGAACTTAATAATGAAGGAACCCTATCGATCAAAGTAAATGGTAATTCTACCGGATTAGCTATTGCTGACGCTTTCAGATTAATTTATGTTGAGCCAATTACCAGAATTGAACAAAACAAAGTTCCGGATAATTTTACATTATATCAAAATTATCCCAATCCGTTTAATCCTGCTACCACAATAAAATATTCAATTCCTGGAAATGAAAAAAGCGAAGCGCATAACGTAAAACTTTTAATATTTGATATTCTTGGAAATGAAGTTGCAGTTTTAGTAAATGAAATTCAAACTTCAGGAGAATATAAAGTTAGCTTTAATGCTTCAAATTTAGCAAGCGGCACATACTTTTATCGTTTACAAGTCGGAGATTATTCCCAAACAAAAAAGATGCTGCTTATAAAATAG
- the prfA gene encoding peptide chain release factor 1, protein MDYLVKLKQIKEKFDEIDKDLMNPEVLSNQQKVIELSKKRSELTEIVDAYDRYSKLLKDIEGNKELIESSDESEIIEIAENELEDLEIKKEELEEEIKLLLIPKDPNDTKNVIVEVRAGTGGDEAGIFANDLFRMYSRFAELKGWKIEIIDLNESTMNGIKEVVFSLSGTDIYGDMKFESGVHRVQRVPLTEGSGRVHTSAASVVVMPEAEDVEIDLDMNDVKIDVYRSGGAGGQNVNKVETAIRMTHIPTGIVVQCQDERSQLKNRQKALKVLKTRLFDLKLQEQTDEISAQRKSVVKKGDRSEKIRTYNYPQNRVTDHRIGLTLYDLSSIMEGELFELIEKMKIADRTEKLKA, encoded by the coding sequence ATGGATTATTTAGTAAAATTAAAGCAAATAAAAGAAAAATTTGATGAAATAGATAAAGATTTGATGAATCCTGAAGTATTGTCAAATCAGCAGAAAGTTATTGAATTAAGCAAAAAAAGAAGCGAACTGACCGAAATTGTTGACGCTTATGATAGATATTCCAAATTGTTGAAAGATATTGAAGGAAATAAAGAATTAATTGAATCGTCCGACGAAAGCGAGATTATAGAAATAGCCGAAAACGAACTTGAAGATTTAGAGATAAAAAAAGAAGAGCTGGAAGAAGAAATAAAATTACTTTTAATTCCCAAAGATCCAAATGATACAAAAAACGTAATTGTTGAAGTCAGAGCCGGAACCGGAGGTGACGAAGCGGGAATTTTTGCAAATGATCTTTTTAGAATGTATTCACGTTTTGCCGAATTAAAAGGCTGGAAGATTGAAATAATTGATTTAAACGAATCGACGATGAACGGAATTAAAGAAGTGGTTTTCAGTCTTTCGGGAACTGATATTTACGGTGATATGAAATTTGAAAGCGGGGTTCACCGCGTTCAGAGAGTTCCGCTTACGGAAGGAAGTGGAAGAGTACATACTTCCGCAGCTTCGGTTGTTGTTATGCCTGAAGCTGAAGATGTTGAAATTGATCTTGATATGAATGATGTAAAGATTGATGTTTACAGATCCGGAGGCGCCGGCGGACAAAATGTAAACAAAGTTGAAACCGCAATTAGAATGACGCATATTCCAACAGGAATTGTGGTTCAATGCCAAGATGAAAGATCACAATTAAAAAATAGACAAAAAGCGTTAAAAGTTTTAAAAACCAGATTATTTGACTTAAAGCTTCAAGAACAAACCGATGAGATTTCAGCTCAGCGAAAATCTGTTGTAAAAAAAGGTGATAGAAGCGAAAAGATTAGAACTTATAATTATCCTCAGAATAGAGTTACAGATCATAGAATTGGATTAACACTCTATGATCTATCGTCAATTATGGAAGGAGAACTTTTCGAACTTATTGAAAAAATGAAAATTGCGGATAGAACCGAAAAGCTAAAAGCTTAA
- the miaA gene encoding tRNA (adenosine(37)-N6)-dimethylallyltransferase MiaA has translation MNKSKKVIVILGPTAVGKTKFAVDLAYKFSGEIISADSRQVYIGMDIGTGKDLSDYKFQNSTIKHHLIDVVKPECEFNLYLFQNLFYQSLKDICEDKKLPILVGGTGLYLSSVIQKYSITKVDFNSERSKVLNNYSNEKLVEILLDTNPKLHNSTDLKDKNRIIKAILIAESNEQSETPDENIEFLIIGIFEDREIHKKMIRERLKLRLKSGMIEEVQNLLSIGISHDKLRFFGLEYKFVSQYLTGELNYNDMYQKLASAIIQFSKRQMTWFRKMEKEGIIINWMNSTDLIKAQSLISEFIK, from the coding sequence GTGAACAAATCTAAAAAAGTAATTGTAATTCTTGGTCCAACTGCTGTTGGTAAAACCAAATTTGCCGTTGATTTAGCTTACAAGTTCAGCGGGGAAATTATTTCCGCAGATTCACGCCAAGTTTATATCGGAATGGATATAGGCACCGGCAAGGACTTAAGCGATTACAAATTTCAGAACTCCACTATTAAACATCATTTAATTGACGTTGTAAAACCCGAATGTGAATTTAATTTATATCTTTTTCAGAATTTATTTTATCAATCATTAAAAGATATTTGCGAAGATAAAAAATTACCGATTTTAGTCGGCGGTACCGGATTATATCTTAGTTCGGTTATTCAAAAATATTCTATTACAAAAGTTGATTTCAATTCTGAAAGATCTAAGGTCCTAAATAATTATTCTAATGAAAAATTAGTTGAAATTCTATTGGACACCAATCCAAAACTTCATAATTCAACAGATTTAAAAGATAAAAACAGAATAATAAAAGCAATTTTAATCGCGGAATCGAATGAACAAAGTGAAACTCCGGATGAAAATATTGAGTTTTTAATTATTGGAATTTTTGAAGATCGCGAAATTCATAAGAAAATGATCAGAGAAAGATTAAAATTAAGACTTAAATCCGGTATGATAGAAGAAGTGCAAAATCTTCTTAGTATTGGAATTTCACATGATAAGCTTAGATTTTTTGGCTTAGAATATAAATTTGTTAGTCAGTATTTAACAGGTGAACTGAACTATAACGATATGTACCAAAAATTAGCGAGCGCGATCATTCAATTTTCCAAGCGTCAAATGACGTGGTTTAGAAAAATGGAGAAAGAAGGTATAATCATAAATTGGATGAATTCCACTGATTTAATAAAGGCGCAAAGTTTAATTTCCGAGTTCATAAAATGA
- a CDS encoding GAF domain-containing protein, protein MDKVSISALQNNNLLKNADISRLNLEKITGKLHTINGGEVLYREGDKANSVFLIVNGEINLLKKDKKSKSNSIVYADNEFFGAKELFKNVNRCSTSVSLTDTYLIELSKEEIDYLIKQDEKIASNIEDNELDIEYSPKFSPLIENNFDDEFDEESELLEDFVNQYNIDEIIKSIDKQEKIIIDNLSQIDKKDEESGINHKETSDNNNKSFKLNENSQRKERPMDTLDIKTEKEFMTADQFEMIVKALQLVNANVKQDDVLKNIVDVAINLTNADRGTLYLVDSEKNEIWSKVLVAHEIEEIRLKIGEGLAGYCAQTGEILNINDVKIDDRFDGSFDKITGYNTKNMLVFPIKDKQEKIVGVLQLLNSLKGQFTDQEKMFLNAISLNVAFALENAALVEQLVKTERNKSLGKMGNFIAYDLKKPILVSKRYAEHLNKKDLPIDVKQVVNLMLEQLNQVASQVVAAADYTEGTTILRRQPISLNDTLQEFAIEIHNFVRTKNCKVEYGLGEDVNVYIDKKEFYQSYFNIIKNACEALPEGGNIFVTTEKNEDRIEINFEDHGIGISNIDLKHVFEPLWTKNKINNSGLGLSISQKIIEDHDGSITIKSEKNVGTNVIISLPIH, encoded by the coding sequence ATGGATAAAGTATCAATATCAGCTTTACAAAATAATAATTTACTTAAAAATGCAGATATTTCCAGATTGAACTTAGAAAAAATTACCGGAAAACTCCATACAATAAACGGCGGTGAGGTTTTGTATAGAGAAGGAGATAAAGCAAATTCTGTTTTTCTAATTGTAAACGGTGAAATTAATCTTCTTAAAAAAGACAAAAAATCAAAATCAAATTCTATTGTTTATGCCGATAATGAATTTTTCGGAGCAAAAGAATTATTTAAAAATGTTAATAGATGTTCAACTTCAGTTTCACTTACAGATACTTATTTAATCGAATTGTCCAAAGAAGAAATTGATTATTTGATTAAACAAGATGAAAAAATTGCGTCAAATATTGAAGATAATGAACTTGATATTGAATACAGTCCGAAATTTAGCCCGTTAATTGAAAACAATTTTGATGATGAATTTGACGAAGAATCCGAATTGTTGGAAGATTTTGTTAATCAATATAATATTGATGAAATAATTAAATCAATTGATAAACAAGAAAAAATAATAATTGACAATCTTTCTCAAATTGATAAAAAAGATGAGGAAAGTGGTATAAATCACAAAGAAACTTCCGATAATAATAATAAAAGTTTTAAGTTAAATGAAAATTCCCAAAGAAAAGAGAGACCAATGGACACTTTAGACATAAAAACTGAAAAAGAATTTATGACGGCTGATCAATTTGAAATGATTGTGAAAGCTCTGCAGCTTGTTAACGCGAACGTTAAACAAGACGATGTTCTTAAAAACATTGTTGATGTTGCTATTAACTTGACAAATGCCGATCGAGGAACTTTATATTTGGTCGATTCTGAAAAAAATGAAATTTGGTCGAAGGTTTTGGTAGCACACGAAATTGAAGAAATAAGATTAAAAATAGGTGAAGGTCTAGCTGGATATTGTGCACAAACCGGAGAGATTTTAAATATTAATGATGTAAAAATTGACGATAGATTCGACGGTTCATTTGATAAAATAACTGGATACAATACGAAAAATATGCTTGTTTTTCCAATTAAAGATAAACAGGAAAAAATTGTTGGTGTACTGCAACTACTTAATAGTTTAAAGGGTCAATTTACAGATCAAGAAAAAATGTTCTTAAACGCAATCTCATTAAATGTTGCTTTTGCATTAGAGAATGCCGCATTGGTCGAGCAATTAGTAAAGACAGAAAGAAATAAATCGCTTGGTAAAATGGGTAACTTTATTGCCTACGATCTGAAAAAACCGATACTTGTAAGTAAACGTTATGCGGAACATCTAAATAAAAAAGATTTGCCGATAGATGTTAAACAAGTAGTAAATCTAATGCTTGAACAGTTAAATCAAGTTGCGAGTCAAGTTGTTGCTGCCGCAGATTACACAGAAGGAACAACAATTTTAAGACGCCAGCCTATTAGTCTTAATGATACTTTGCAAGAATTCGCAATAGAAATACATAATTTCGTGAGAACAAAAAATTGCAAAGTTGAATATGGATTAGGCGAAGATGTAAATGTATATATCGATAAAAAGGAATTTTATCAAAGTTATTTCAATATTATAAAAAATGCATGCGAAGCTTTACCTGAAGGCGGAAATATTTTTGTTACTACCGAAAAAAATGAAGATAGAATTGAAATTAACTTCGAAGATCATGGAATTGGTATTAGTAACATTGACCTAAAACATGTTTTTGAACCACTTTGGACGAAAAATAAAATTAATAATTCAGGATTAGGTCTTTCTATCAGTCAAAAAATAATTGAAGACCACGATGGAAGCATTACAATAAAAAGTGAGAAAAATGTTGGTACTAATGTAATTATTAGTCTTCCAATTCACTAA
- a CDS encoding DNA-3-methyladenine glycosylase 2 family protein: MNEINEYNCAVKHFLAKDVSIYNLMKKHKPIYLKKRRNYFVQLCNSIVGQQLSVKSASAIRGRFLNYYNNLPTPELVNETDFAVLRSLGLSNAKAKYVKDLAKQIIDKNISLKNIGAKSDEEIIDTLTKVKGIGPWTTHMFLMFVLGRKNILPTGDLGIKKAIMLNYNLKNLPTGEDISKLSKKNNWNPYNTYACMYLWKSIDGE; encoded by the coding sequence ATGAATGAAATTAATGAATATAATTGTGCTGTCAAGCACTTTTTGGCAAAAGATGTTTCAATTTATAACCTAATGAAAAAACATAAGCCAATTTATCTTAAAAAAAGACGAAATTATTTTGTTCAACTTTGCAATTCTATTGTTGGTCAACAGCTTTCTGTAAAATCTGCAAGCGCGATTAGAGGAAGGTTTTTAAATTATTATAATAATCTTCCAACTCCCGAATTGGTAAATGAAACTGATTTTGCGGTTTTACGTTCACTTGGTTTGTCCAATGCGAAAGCAAAATATGTTAAAGATTTAGCAAAGCAAATTATTGACAAAAATATTTCTCTGAAAAATATTGGCGCTAAATCAGATGAAGAAATTATTGATACTTTAACAAAGGTAAAAGGTATTGGGCCTTGGACAACACACATGTTTTTAATGTTTGTACTCGGAAGAAAAAATATTTTACCAACAGGTGATCTTGGCATAAAAAAAGCAATTATGTTAAATTATAACCTTAAAAATTTACCTACTGGTGAAGATATTTCTAAATTATCTAAAAAGAATAATTGGAATCCTTATAATACTTATGCGTGCATGTATTTATGGAAATCAATAGATGGAGAATGA
- a CDS encoding OsmC family protein: protein MNNSHYYETTVTWTEGRKGILSEPTLHNIEVATPPEFPKGVPNIWSPEHLFVASVNICLMTTFLAIAENSKLEFSSFKCNAKGKLDKVENGYMITEIELYPEVTVNSEKDKERAERIVQKAEQHCLISNSIKSEIKLFPNVTFM, encoded by the coding sequence ATGAATAACTCACACTATTATGAAACAACTGTTACTTGGACAGAAGGAAGAAAAGGAATTTTAAGCGAACCGACTTTACACAATATTGAAGTCGCAACTCCGCCGGAATTTCCCAAAGGTGTTCCAAATATTTGGTCACCCGAACATTTGTTTGTAGCTTCGGTAAATATTTGTTTGATGACAACATTTCTCGCAATTGCGGAAAACTCTAAGTTAGAATTTTCCAGTTTTAAATGTAATGCCAAAGGAAAATTAGATAAAGTAGAAAACGGATATATGATCACCGAAATTGAATTATATCCTGAAGTCACCGTAAATTCAGAAAAAGACAAAGAAAGAGCTGAACGAATTGTTCAAAAAGCTGAGCAGCATTGTTTAATTTCAAATTCGATAAAATCCGAAATTAAACTTTTTCCCAATGTTACTTTTATGTAA